In Sorghum bicolor cultivar BTx623 chromosome 10, Sorghum_bicolor_NCBIv3, whole genome shotgun sequence, one genomic interval encodes:
- the LOC8061543 gene encoding uncharacterized protein LOC8061543 yields MVAMAAPGRAALLAVALLFAAFFPSASAASSYPARIAGRLLSTTASAVAKQLWSLKSAATKTATAAVAARPKVRYEGGYAVDTVFDGSKLGIEPHAVEITPAGDLLVLDSINSNIYRVQLPLSPYSRPKLLAGSPEGLSGHVDGRLREARMNHPNGFTVDDKGNIYVADAMNMAIRKISDTGVTTIAGGKSIRGGHIDGPSDDAKFSTDFEIQYISSSCSLLVIDRGNQAIREIPLNDDDCAYQYETGFPLGFALLCAAGFFGYMLALLQRRLFGMASTTDEPQAPPRPSIASIPPYQKPLNPYVRQPFIPREETAKQETEEGFFTSAGKLIGGAKSSVAEIFGLKKKRLSNPYHQQQRRANPWPVQESYAIPHDEHPPALDTRAPTPQKNYSLMTKEPEKIHYVRHGHPYFNSWDGHRHPQQQPDPQLYHQQQHLQQHRQYSAGPQTFYEQSCEATNEIVFGAVQEVDSKRRMVEIKAVNYGDTFYEQYGMRYRNNFIGYNNNNNY; encoded by the exons ATGGTGGCCATGGCGGCGCCAGGGCGAGCGGCGCTCCTGGCCGTCGCGCTCCTCTTCGCCGCCTTCTTCCCGTCAGCGTCCGCCGCGTCCTCGTACCCCGCAA GGATTGCGGGCAGGCTCCTGTCCACCACGGCGTCGGCGGTGGCCAAGCAGTTGTGGTCGCTCAAATCGGCCGCCACCAAGACGG CGACGGCGGCCGTGGCGGCGCGGCCCAAGGTGCGGTACGAGGGCGGGTACGCGGTGGACACGGTGTTCGACGGCAGCAAGCTGGGGATCGAGCCGCACGCCGTCGAGATCACCCCCGCCGGCGACCTCCTCGTGCTCGACTCCATCAACAGCAACATCTACAGGGTCCAGCTGCCGCTGTCACCAT ATAGCAGACCAAAGCTCCTTGCTGGTTCTCCAGAAGGTTTATCTGGCCATGTGGATGGAAGGCTGAGAGAAGCAAGGATGAACCATCCTAACGGGTTCACTGTGGACGATAAGGGCAACATTTATGTCGCAGATGCTATGAACATGGCAATAAGAAAGATCAGTGATACAG GGGTTACAACCATTGCTGGGGGGAAATCAATTAGAGGAGGGCACATAGATGGGCCCAGTGATGATGCAAAATTCTCAACTGATTTTGAGATCCAGTACATCAGTAGTAGCTGCTCTCTCTTGGTCATTGATAGAGGAAACCAAGCAATTCGAGAGATTCCACTCAACGATGATGACTGTGCATATCAGTATGAAACTGGTTTTCCACTAG GGTTTGCATTGCTTTGTGCTGCTGGTTTCTTTGGTTATATGCTTGCATTGCTCCAACGCCGCCTTTTCGGGATGGCATCAACGACAGAT GAACCTCAAGCGCCTCCAAGACCAAGTATTGCAAGTATCCCTCCATACCAGAAGCCTTTAAATCCTTATGTTCGTCAACCATTCATCCCTAGAGAAGAAACTGCAAAACAGGAAACTGAAGAGGGGTTCTTCACTTCAGCTGGCAAACTCATTGGAGGGGCAAAATCATCTGTGGCTGAGATATTTGGTTTAAAGAAGAAGCGCCTGAGCAACCCATACCATCAGCAGCAACGAAGAGCTAACCCTTGGCCAGTGCAAGAAAGCTATGCCATCCCACATGATGAACACCCTCCAGCACTGGACACAAGAGCGCCAACCCCTCAGAAGAACTACAGCTTGATGACAAAGGAGCCTGAAAAGATCCACTATGTCCGCCATGGGCACCCGTATTTCAATAGCTGGGACGGTCACCGTCACCCTCAGCAGCAGCCAGACCCGCAACTGTATCACCAACAGCAGCACCTGCAGCAGCACAGGCAGTACTCTGCAGGCCCACAGACATTTTACGAGCAGAGCTGTGAGGCTACAAATGAGATTGTCTTTGGCGCAGTCCAGGAGGTGGACAGCAAGCGGCGCATGGTCGAGATCAAGGCTGTGAACTATGGAGACACATTCTATGAGCAGTACGGGATGCGCTACCGCAACAATTTCATCGgctacaacaacaataataactaTTGA